GTCGTCGCGGCGGTGGGCGCCGCGGTAATCCTCGGGCTCGTCGACGATTTCGGCGTCGAGCGGCTCGTCGTAACGCGCGCTGTCGGTGGAGTCGTAATCGAAGGGTTCGTTGCCATCCTGGTCTCTAGTCACATCGGCAACTCTAACCACAGGAAGTTACAAAGGTGGGGCAACACACCGTGTTAGGCGTCGCGAAGCCTCTGCAGCCGGCGCACGAGTTGGGGCTCGGCCGCAAGCGCCTCCGAGTTGTCCAGGAGGATGTTTAGGCGCTGGTAGTAGCGGATCGGCGACATGCCCAGTTCGGTGCGGATGGCGTCCTCGCGGGCACCGAGCGAACGCGGGGCTCGGGCGGCGAAGCGGAGCACGGCGAGGTCGGTGTCGGTAAGCATGCCTAATATATTGGCATGACCATCCGACCCATCGTTATCCACGGCGACCCTGTGCTGCACGAACCGACCAAGGAAGTCACCCAGCCAGTCGAGGAGCTCCAGGAGCTCATCGCCGACATGCACGAGACCATGGACGCGGCCAACGGTGTCGGCCTCGCCGCGAACCAGATCGGCGTGCCGCTGCGCCTGTTCGTCTACCACTGCCCCGACGGCGACGAGATGCGCCGCGGCACCGTGATCAACCCGGTGCTGGAGACCTCCGAGATCCCGAAGACCATGCCCGCCGACGACGGCAGCGAGGAGGAAGGCTGCCTGTCCGTGCCGGGCTACGGCTGGCCGACCGGCCGCGCGGACTGGGCGAAGGTGACCGGGCTGGACGAGAACGGCAACCCGATCGAGGTCGAGGGCACCGGCTTTTTCGCCCGCTGTCTGCAGCACGAGACCGGCCACCTCGACGGCTATCTCTACACCGACGTGCTCACCGGCCGGTTTAAGAAGGAAGCCAAACGCGTGATCCGCGACAACGGCTGGAAGGAAGCCGGCAACACCTGGATGCCGGGCGAGGACGAGGACCCGTTCGGCCACTAGTTCGCGCTATGATGCGTGGGACTGTCTATTTTTCCGGAGGCCCCCATGCGCATCACCGCTGCCATCGCCGCGACGGCGCTCACGCTGACCACCCCCGCAGCGCCTGAAAGCGAGCTCGAAGCGTTGCTTGACGACGTCACCGCCACCCGCACCACCTCCCTCGACGCCCTCGAGGACGCCGACGGTGACGACGAGGTCCGCGAGATCCTCACCGAGTGGCGCAAAGACCTCATCGACGCCGCCGACACCGTCGCCGACCTGCGCGAAGACGCCGGCGAGCTGACCGAGGACGAGGAAGCGGAGTTCGACGACGCCGCCGACGCCATCAAGGCAGAGCGCGCCGGCGTGCGCAAACTCCGCGCGGAGCTGTTGCTTGACGACGACACCGTGGTCGTCCCCACCGCCGCCGAGGAACTCTCCGGCCTCTACGGCACCACCTTCTTCGACGCCCTAGAGCGCTCGGAGGACGGCGACGTGCGCATCGTCTACGCCATCCCGGGCGCGGACACCACTACCACCGAGCCGACCGTGACCGCCGAGCCGACCCCGGCTGCCACCAACCTGCGCCTGCGCGCCGAGCGCATGCAGGAAACCACCACAGAAACCTCCACCGAGTCGAGCCCGTCGAGCAGCGAGTCCAGCACCGAGACCTCCCCGACGGAGACGACGGAGTCATCCACAACTACCTCCTCCTCATCCCCTTCGACCACTTCCTCCAGCTCGACTGCCCCGTCGATCATGCAGAACCGCACCACGTCGGCGACGTCGACGACGAGTAAGAGCACGACGCGCTCGTCGTCAAGCACGTCGCGCACCACCACGACGAGCAACGAACGCGACGACGACCTCGCCGACACCGGCACCCCGATGCGCGGCCTGATTGGGCTGGGCGCGCTGGCGCTGCTGGCCGGCGTCGCGTTCCTGCTGCCGGGTTCCCGCGCGGCGCGCCGCTAAACCGTGTCGCGCATTTTCCGCTCGGACGACGTGGTGGTCGGCGACCGCGTCGTGGTCCGGCAACGCCGCGGCGAGCACGCTAGCGACATCGTCGGCCACGTCGTCTCCCTCGACCCGCTGGTGGTGCGCCCGCAGGAGGTCGGCGGCTTCCCGTCGTCCAAGGAGGCGATCCGGGTGGACAACGTGCACATCATCAAAAAACTGTCCGCCCGCACCGTCCGCAACTCCGAAATCCGCTCGCTCGAGCGCAAGCTTGCCGATGACCTCCCCACCACCGATGAAGCCTGGGCCGAAGGCTGGCTGATGCGCACCGGCGACACCGACGAGGCGAACTCCGCGGTCCCGCTGGGGCCCTCCGCGGGCCTGCAACCGGTGCCGATCGACACCATCCGCGCGTTCTACCGCGAGCGGAACCTGCCAGTGCGGCTGCTGATCCCGGAGCGCATCGGCAAGCCGGCGCTGAAGCTTCTCGACGACACGTGGACACTCGCCGA
Above is a genomic segment from Corynebacterium lujinxingii containing:
- a CDS encoding DUF3263 domain-containing protein — its product is MLTDTDLAVLRFAARAPRSLGAREDAIRTELGMSPIRYYQRLNILLDNSEALAAEPQLVRRLQRLRDA
- a CDS encoding GNAT family N-acetyltransferase, cg3035/Rv0428c family, yielding MSRIFRSDDVVVGDRVVVRQRRGEHASDIVGHVVSLDPLVVRPQEVGGFPSSKEAIRVDNVHIIKKLSARTVRNSEIRSLERKLADDLPTTDEAWAEGWLMRTGDTDEANSAVPLGPSAGLQPVPIDTIRAFYRERNLPVRLLIPERIGKPALKLLDDTWTLAEEQIAWVDGGRYGVSSLSELPGGALEHHRRRLALG
- a CDS encoding peptide deformylase, with amino-acid sequence MTIRPIVIHGDPVLHEPTKEVTQPVEELQELIADMHETMDAANGVGLAANQIGVPLRLFVYHCPDGDEMRRGTVINPVLETSEIPKTMPADDGSEEEGCLSVPGYGWPTGRADWAKVTGLDENGNPIEVEGTGFFARCLQHETGHLDGYLYTDVLTGRFKKEAKRVIRDNGWKEAGNTWMPGEDEDPFGH